One Streptomyces dangxiongensis genomic window, GCGACCTGCTGGGTGAGGAGAGCGCCGCCGGCGACTCCGCGGCCTCCGCCGCCCAGCCGGACAGGGAGGACGTCCCCCAGTGACCTCGGTGGCCCCGGCGCGTCAGCCGTGTGCCGCCGGGGCGCCGACCGCGACCGTCACGATGGACCGCACCTGAGCGATGATGTCCAGCCGGTTGTGTACGAACTCCGGGTCGGTCACCGCACCCGTCGCCGGGTCGGTGTTGCCGGTGCCGAAGGTCAGGACGGGCGTGTGCACATGGCCGCCGGGCACGGTGTCGTGCAGCCCGAGCCGGTCCCGCAGCAGCGTGACCCGGTAGGCGATCTCGTTGGAGAGGTAGTCGCCGCCGCCCCCGGCGCGGGCGGTGGAGCCGGGGGTCGGCCCGTCCGGCCGTACGACGGGGTTGTCTCCCCCGGCCGGGATCTCGGTCACCTCGGTGTGGTCGTAGACGGGGAAGCGTCCTGTCCGGGCGGCCACCATTGCGGCGTACGGCAGGGTCGTGCTCGTCCACTGCGGCTGCGAGGCCGGGTCGGCGACCGGGACGGTCTCCGTCCGCGAGACGCTGTCGTTGTCCGGGAAGCCGCCCCGCCAGGCGCCGTTGGTGCGCTCGACGTCGAACCGGCCGACGCGGCCCTGGCTCACGGTCGTGAACAGGTCCACCTCCGGCAGGTACGGCCGCAGGGCGCGCTCCACCGTGCCCTCGGCGAAGTCCTGCCAGCGCACCGGGAACACGGCGGTCTCGACGCGCGCCGGCCCCCGGTCCGTCTCGATCACCGTGCCGTCCAGCGCGAGCGCGCTCGCCCCGGACGGGTTGGAGATGCGGATGTCCCGGTCGAGCGTGAAGGGGTCGAAGCCGGTGAGCAGCACGCGCCGCAGGTGCTTCGCCCCGGGGTAGCGGATGCCGGTCTGTCCGCGCGAGGTCCGCTCCAACTCGTTCAGCAGCGCCCCCCGTTGCCCGCCGGTCAACTCGAACCCGGGCTCCCACACGCGCAGTTCCCGGCTCATCCCCAGCCGTGCCCAGTACAGCGGCCGGTCGTCGTCCCGGCTCAGGTCGCCCCCCGCCGGCCCCCGCCCCTGCGCCCGCGCCACGGCCCGCCGCCACAGCGCGGTCCCCTCCCGTCCGACGAGTCGGCGGGCCTGCGCGTAGGAGTGCACGCGCTCCAGCCCGTCGCGGAGACCGGGCGCCACCCCGTCGAACCCGGAGCGTCGCAGGATCTCCCGCGGTACGGCCCGGTCGAGCCGTTGCTCCTCGACGGTGGGGGACGGGGCCGCCGGTCCTGCGGAGGCCGCGGTGGCGGGGGCGGACAGGCCGGTGAGCAGAGCCAGGCCGATGACGCCGAGACGAAGGGATATGCACGTCAAGGGAGTTCGGGTCCTTCCGTCGCTGTGGGGCGCGTGATGCGGTGGACGGCGGCAGTATGACGCGACGGGAGTCACCCGCGCCATGCCACGAACCTGGCCCGAACGCGGGCGGCGTCGACCGTAGTCGGACATGGGCGCCGCCGGCTGAGGCAGGACGGCCGCGCGAGGGCCCGCCCGCTCAGGCCGCCGGTCCGCCCTGCAGCCGCGGGAAGTCGCGGAACGCGCCCGGCACCTCGACCGGCTCCGGGTCCAGCAGGCCGGCAGGTCCGTCCGCCAGGGGGTGTCCGGCACCGCGTCCCACCGGTCGCGCTCCCGGAGCACGGCCACCGGCAGGGCGTCCTCGGTGCCGAAGCAGTGCGGCAGGCCTGCCGGGTCAGCCCCGCCCGCTCGGCCGCCGCGGACAGGCTCGCATCCCGGTGACCGCGCTCGGCGATCACCTCCCCGGATGCACGATGGAGGCACCTGCACGGACCCCGACGAGGAGGAACCGCGATGGCGGGAGCCCAGCCCACCCCGGCCGACCAGGCCCGCGAGGCGTGGTCCGCGCGGTCGCAGCCGCCAACCCGAACACCGTCGTCGTGAACGCGGGCTCCCCGGTGGAACTGCCCTGGCGGGACGAGGTCGCCGCCGTCCTGCTCGGCTGGTTCCCCGGCCAGGAGGGCGGCGCCGCCCTCGCCGACGTCCTCACCGGCGCCCACGAGCCCGGCGGCCGGCTGCCCACCACCTCGGGCTCCCTCGCCGACGCCCTGGTCACCCAGGTCGTCCCGACCGACGGCGAACTCCGCTACGAAGAGGGCGTGTTCATCGGCTACGCCGCCTGGGAGAAGGCCGGCCGCACCCCGTCCTACCCCTTCGGCCACGGCCTCGGCCACACCGACTGGGCCTACGAGTCCCTGGACGTCGACGGCACCACCGTCCGCGTCCGCCTGCGCCACACCGGCGAGCGCCCCGGCCGCGAGGTCGTCCAGATCTACGTCGCCCCGGCCGGCCCCGGCCCCGAACGCCCCGCACGCCGGCTGGCCGCTTTCGCCGCCGCCGAGGCCGCCCCCGGCGAGAGCACCGAGGTGACCGTCGAACTCCCGCGCCGCGCCTTCGAGGTCTGGGACGAGACGGCGAAGGCGTGGGCGTGTGTGAAGGGTTCGTACGAGATCGCCGCCGGACGCTCGATCGCCGACCAAAGGCTCACCGCACCGATTAACGTCTGATCCAGGACAAGTCCCCCACCCAGCGGGGCTCCCCAAGAACAGCCCCGGTCCGGGACCTGACCCCTGGACCGGGGCAACGTCAGTCGCCGGCCCCGCCCCGCCCCCGTACCCCGAACCCGTACACCGTCTCGGAGCGCAAGGGGGCGCCCGGTCGCAGGGTCGTGGTGGGGAAGGACGGGTGGTTGGGGGAGTCCGGGAAGTGCTGGGTCTCCAGGGCGATCGCGGCGCCGGGGGTGAACGGGGCGGAGAGGTGGTCGGCGGTGTAGAGCTGGACGCCCGGCTCGGTCGTCGCCACCGTCAGGACGCGGCCGGTCACGGGGTCGTACAGCTCGGCCACCTCCTCGGCCGCCTCGCTCACCCCCTTGTCCAGCACGAGGTTGTGGTCGTAGCCGGTGCCCACCGCCCGGGCCGTGCGGAAGTCGAGGCGGGAGCCGGTCACGTCCTCCAGCGCACCGGTGGGGATGAGGTCCGCGTCCACCGGCGTGTACCGGGACGCGGCCAGCCGCAGCTCGTGTCCGCCCGCGTGGCCGGAGCCGCTCAGGTTCCAGTACGTGTGGTTCGTCAGGCTGACGACGGTCGGCGCGTCGGTGACCGCCTCGTACGCGATGCGCAGCGCGCCCGTGTCCGTCAGCGTGTACGTCACCGCGACCTCCAGCCGGCCCGGGAAGCCCTCCTCGCCGTGCGGGCTCACCCGGCTCAGGCGCACCCCGTGCCCGACCGGTGTCACGTCCCAGACCCGCTTGTCGAAGCCCCGCGCGCCGCCGTGCAGCGAGTTGGTGCCCTCGTTCGGCGTCAGGGCGTACGTCCGGCCGTCCAGCGGGAACCGGCCGCCCGCGATCCGGTTGGCGTACCGGCCGATCACGGCGCCCAGATACGGTTCCGGATGCTCCAGATAGCCGTCGAGGGACGGGAATCCCAGCACCACGTCCGTCATCCGTCGGGCCTCGTCCGGGACCTCCACCGACTGCACGATCCCGCCGTAGGACAGCACCCGGACCCGGACCCCGGCGCGCTCCAGCGTCCAGCGGTGCACCGGCGTGCCGTCGGGAAGTGTGCCGAAAAGTTCGTTCATGTGGAAACCCTAGGTCACGGCTGTCGCGCCGTGATCCTTCCGTAGGCGATCTCGGCCAGCCGCGCCTGGCCGTCCGTGCTGGGGTGGAACCAGTCCCAGTGACTGAGCTGATCCGTGCCGAAGCGGTAGTCGTAGACCGCGTTCCCGTCGAACCGGCAGCGCCGGTCCCGGGCGCAGACGTCCTTCAGCACCGCGTTGTACGCCACCACCCGCTGCTGCACGCTGTCCCGGCGCACCATCGCCGAGCCGGTCAGATCGTCCGCGTCGGCCAGCATCGACGGGCAGATGCCGAGCTTCCACACCTGCTTGCCCAGCGGGTTCGTCCGGCCCTCGGACCACAGCCGCTTCAGGTTCGGCACGCTGGCCACGTACACCTGTGTCCGCGGCAGCGCCGTACGCAGGGTGCGCATCGCCCTCTCGAAGTCCGCGCGGAAGGCGGCCACCGGCGTCATCGCCGACGCCGACGACCGGCAGGCGTCGTTCGCGCCGGCCATGACCGTCACCAGTTGCGGGCCGCGCCGCGCCGCCTGCTCCATCTGGCCGGGCAGGTCCGCCATACGGGCGCCGGTCACCGCGTAGTTCCAGCTCCGCTCCGCCGCCCCCGGCACGCCCAGCAGCCGCACCGCCAGACTGTCCACCCGGGCGTCACCGCCCGTCGCCCACGACACCTCCGGGCAGTCCGACAGCACCGCGCACGCGTCGAAACCGCGCGTGATGGAGTCACCCACCGCGGCGATCGACTCCGGGCTGCGGTCCCACACCGGGGGCCGGGCCGCGTGCTTCGTGCCCTCCGGGGCGGCCGGCCCCGCGCCGTCACATCCGGCGGCGCCCAGCATGACGGCCGCCACGGCGACGAGCACGGCCCGCACCCGGCGGCTTCGCTTCCGCATCCCTGGTGTTCCCCTCGCTCGACGGTCGGCCTCCTGCCCTGACAACGTGCGGGGGTTCCCGGCCGGCTCCCCCCGGGAACGGCACACCCCCGCACAAGCGTCCCCCTGGGTGAATGGCGGCGTTTTCCTGGCAGCGGGACCGACGGTACGTCACACTCCTTGCCCCGTCGCAAGGTAGCCTCGCCATCAACGCGGCCGTCGTGCCACAGCCGCCCAGCCAGTCCGCAAGATGTCCCGCTCTGCCCGGAGGTTCCGGTGACGACACGTGGAGTTCTGTACGTGCACTCCGCGCCGCGCGCGCTGTGCCCGCACGTCGAGTGGGCCGTCGCCGGGGTGCTCGGCGCGCGCGTCAGCCTCGACTGGATCCGGCAGCCCGCGGCCCCCGGCACCTGGCGCTCGGAGTTCTCCTGGCGGGGCGAGGCCGGCACCGCCTCCAAGCTCGCCTCCGCGCTGCGCGGCTGGCGCCTGCTGCGCTTCGAGGTCACCGCCGAGCCCTGCCCCACCGCCGAGGGCGAGCGCTATAGCTGCACCCCCGGCCTCGGCATCTTCCACGCCGTCACCGGTATCCACGGCGACATCCTCATCCCCGAGGACCGGCTCCGCGCGGCCCTGCAACGCAGCCGGAGCGGCGAGACGGACCTGGAGGGGGAGCTGTCCCGGCTGTTGGGCAAGCCGTGGGACGACGAACTGGAGCCGTTCCGCTACGCGGGAGAGGGCGCGCCGGTGCGCTGGTTGCACCAGGTGGTGTGAGTCCGGCGGGCGCCGGACATGACGAGGGGCCCTCACCGCCGGTGAGGGCCCCTCGTCATGTGTGTGCTCAGACGGTCCTGAACGCCAGGACCACGTTGTGCCCGCCGAACCCGAACGAGTCGTTCAGCACGGCGATCCGGCCCTCGGGCAGCGCCCGCGGGGCACCGGTCACCACGTCGGCGTTGACCTCGGGGTCGAGGTCGTCCACGTTGATGGTCGGCGGAGCCGTACGGTTCACCAGCGCCAGGATCGACGCGACGGTCTCGACACCGCCGGCCCCGCCCAGCAGATGACCGGTCATCGACTTGGTCGCGGAGACCGCCATGTGGTCGACGTCGTCGCCGAACACCTTCCGCAGTGCCTTGATCTCGGCGACGTCGCCCTGCGGGGTCGACGTGGCGTGCGCGTTGACGTGCACGATCTCGGCCGGCTTCAGATCCGTGTTGTCCAGCAGGTTGTGCAGCGCGTGCGCGATGCCGTTGCCGGACGGCTCCGGCTGCGTGATGTGGTGGCTGTCGGCGGAGATGCCCTGGCCGACCGCCTCGACGTAGATCCGGGCGCCGCGGGCCTTCGCGTGCTCCTCGGACTCCAGGACGATCACACCGGCGCCCTCGCCGAGCACGAAGCCGTCACGGCCCGCGTCGTACGGCCGCGACGCGCCCGTGGGGTCGTCGTTGTTCTTGGACATCGCCATCATGTTGCCGAACGCGGCGATGGGAAGCGGGTGGATGGCGGCCTCGGTGCCACCGGCCACGACCACGTCCGCACGCCCGGTGCGGATCATCTCGATCGCGTACCCGATGGCCTCCGCGCCCGAGGCGCAGGCCGAGACCGGGGTGTGCACACCGGCGCGGGCACCCAGCTCGATCCCGACGTTGGCCGCCGGGGAGTTGGGCATCAGCATGGGCACGGTGTGCGGGGAGACACGGCGGACGCCCTTGTCCCGGAGCACGTCGTACTGGTCCAGGAGGGTCGTCACACCGCCGATGCCGGAGGCGATGACCGCACCGAGGCGGTCGGGGTTCACGGACGCGCCCGACGCCGAAGCGTCTGATGTCACAGCACCGGCCCTGGCGGTGAAACCGGCGTCCTTCCATGCCTCCTGAGCGGCGATCAGCGCGAACTGCGCGGACCGGTCCAACTTGCGGGCCTGCGGGCGGGGAAGGATCTCGCCCGGCTCGACGGCGATCCGCGCGGCGATCCGGACGGGGAGCTGGGCCGCCCAGTCCTCCTCCAGAAGGCGGACACCGGACGTGCCGGCGAGGAGGGCCTCCCAGGTCGAGGCTGCGTCGCCACCCAGCGGTGTGGTTGCGCCGATACCGGTGACGACCACGGTGCGATTGGTCGGGCTCACGGGAATTCTTTCTCCAACGGATACGGGATTCGACGGCGCCACCGCCGGGTGGCGGGGCCTAGCAGCCTGGTGCCTGCGCGGTTGCTCAGGCCTGGTGCTTGAGGATGTAGTCGGTGGCGTCGCCGACGGTCCTGAGGTTCTTGACGTCCTCGTCCGGGATCTTCACGTCGAAGCGCTCCTCGGCGGCGACGACGACCTCGACCATGGACAGCGAGTCCACGTCCAGGTCGTCGGTGAAGGACTTGTCCCTCTGGACGTCCTCGGTGGGGATCCCGGCGATCTCGTTCACGATCTCGGCGAGACCGGCGACGATCTCTTCCTGAGTGGCGGCCATGTCAGGCGCTCCTTCTTCGATGTTCCAGACGGTTTGTGGCAGTTGTCCCCGTTCCGGACCGCATGGTCCGGCACGGAGTGCCTAGGGGAGGGTAACGACCGTGGCGGCGTACACGAGACCCGCCCCGAATCCGATGACGAGCGCGGTGTCACCGCTCTTCGCCTCACCGGTCGCCAGGAGCCGCTCCATCGCGAGCGGGATCGAGGCGGCCGAGGTGTTGCCGGTGGTGCGGATGTCACGGGCGACCGTGACGTGCTCCGGCAGTTTCAGCGTCTTCACCATCGAGTCGATGATCCGCACATTGGCCTGGTGCGGGATGAAGACGTCCAGTTCGTCCGGGGTGATTCCGGCCGCGTCCAGCGCCTGCTGGGCGACCTTCGCCATCTCGAACACGGCCCAGCGGAACACCGCCTGGCCCTCCTGCGTGATCGCAGGGAACTTGATGTTGCCGTCGCTGTCGAGCGGCAGCGCGGACAGGTCACCGAGCCGGAACCGGTCCCACGAGACGGTCTGCCGGATCGTCTCGGACTTGTCGCCCTCGGAACCCCACACGGTCGGGCCGATAGCCGGCTCCTCGGAGGGGCCGACGACGACCGCACCGGCGCCGTCGCCGAAGAGGAACGCGGTGGCCCGGTCCTCCAGGTCGGTCAGGTCGCTCAGCCGCTCGACGCCGATGACGAGGACGTGGTCGGCGGAACCTTCCACCACCATGCCCTTGGCGAGCGTCAGGCCGTAGCCGAAGCCCGCACAGCCGGCCGAGATGTCGAAGGCGGCGGCCTTGTTCGTGCCCAGCCGGTCGGCGATCTCGGTGGCGACGGCCGGGGTCTGGCTGAAGTGCGAGACGGTGGAGACGACCACCGCGCCGATCCGCTCGGCGTCGATGCCCGCGTCCGCGATCGCCTTGCCGGAGGCCTCGACCGCCATCGTGGCCACGGTCTCGTCGGGTCCCGCCCAGTGCCGGGTCTCGATACCGGAGCGCGAACGGATCCACTCATCCGACGAGTCGATCTTCTCGAGGATCACCTCGTTGGGCACGACCCGGGTCGGACGGTAGCCGCCGACACCGAGAATGCGCGCGTACGGGGCGCCCTTGCTGGGCTTGATCTTCGCCATGTACGGCTCCTTAGACGCCGGCGTGCTCTGCGAGGAGAGCGCGGGCCGCGTCGAGATCGTCGGGGGTCTTCAGTGCCAGCGTCGGCACGCCGGGCAGCGCGCGCTTGGCCAGGCCGGTCAGCGTGCCGCCCGGGCACACCTCGATCAGCGCGGTGACGCCGAGTTCCTTGAAGGTCTCCATGCACAGGTCCCAGCGCACGGGGTTGGCGACCTGGCCGACCAGCCGCTCCAGCACCTCGGCACCGGTGGCGACGGTCCGTCCGTCCTTGTTGGAGACGTAGGCGACCCGCGGGTCGGCGGGCGTGAGGTCCGCCGCCGCCTTGGCCAGCGTCTCGACCGCGGGCGCCATGTGACGCGTGTGGAAGGCGCCGGCGACCTTCAGCGGGACGACCTTGCGGACGCCCTCGGGCTTGTCCTCGGCCAGCGCGGCGAGCTGCTCCAGCGTGCCGGCGGCGACGATCTGGCCCGCGCCGTTGATGTTCGCGGGGGTCAACCCCAGCTTCTCCAGGTGCGGGAGGGTGACCTCCGGGTCGCCGCCCAGCAGCGCCGCCATGCCGGTCTTGGTGACCGCGGCGGCGTCGGCCATCGCCAGACCCCGCGTGCGGACGAGACCGAGGGCGGCCGTGTCGTCGAGGACCCCGGCGAAGACGGCGGCGGTGATCTCACCGACGCTGTGACCCGCGACCGCGCCCGGCGCGATCTCGGACATGTCACCCAGTGCCGCGGCGGACAGCAGGCCGGCTGCCACCAGCAACGGCTGGGCCACCGCGGTGTCCCGGATGGCGTCGGCGTCGGCCTGGGTGCCGTAGTGGACCAGGTCCAGTCCGAGGGCGTCCGACCACGCGGCGACGCGGTCCGCGGCACCGGGGAGGTCGAGCCAGGGGGTCAGGAAGCCGGGCGTCTGGGCACCCTGGCCGGGAGCGACGAGTACGAGCACTCTCACACTCTCTCTTGGGGACGGGCGCGGCCGCCCGTGAGGACAAGGACGAAGAACATGGAGGGGTTTTGTGGGGCCTCCACAAAACCCTATGCCTGAGTATCACCGTCGGCCAGACGCCCCAGGATGAGCGCGATCCGCAGTGTGAAGGCGGATCGTACATCCGAGGGCGACCAACCGGTGACGTCTGTCACACGTCGGAGCCGGTAGCGCACGGTGTTCGGGTGAACGAAGAGCATTCTCGCCGCGCCTTCCAGGCTGCTCGCCTGCTCCAGGTAGACACTCAGGGTTTCCAGGAGGGCCGAGCCCGCCTCCTCCAGCGGTCTGTAGATCTCCTCCACCAACTGCTCACGGGCGCTGGGATCACCCGCCATGGCCCGCTCCGGCAGCAGATCGTCCGCGAGCACCGGCCGCGGCGCGTCCTGCCAGGCGGAACAGGCCTTCAGTCCGGCGGCGGCGGCCTGCGCGGACCGGGTGGCGGCCAGCAGGTCGGGTACGACGGGTCCGGCGACCACCGGCCCGGCCGCGTACGGCCCGATCAGCGACTTGGCGACCGCGAGCGGGTTGGGGCTGCCGCCGGCCACGACGACGAGCCGGTCCCCGAGCACCCCGGTGAGCACCTGGAGCTTGGCGTGCCGGGCGGCCCGCCGGATCGCCTCGACGGTCAGCTCGCTGTCCCCGTCCGGGGCGGTCCCGAGCACCACGCACACATGCTCGGGGGAGTTCCAGCCCAGCGCGGCGGCCCGGCTGACGGCCCCCTCGTCGGCCTCCCCGCTGAGCACGGCGTTCACCACCAGGGACTCCAGGCGCGCGTCCCAGGCACCCCGTGCCTCGGCGGCCTGGGCGTACACCTGGGCGGTGGCGAAGGCGATCTCGCGGGCGTACACGAGGAGCGCCTCGCGCAGCACCCGTTCGTCGCCGGGCGCCGCCACCTCGTCGATAGCGCTCTCCATCACCTCGATCGTGGTGCGCACCATCTCCACGGTCTGCCGCAGCGTGATGGCCCGGGTCAGCTCGCGCGGCGCGGTCCCGAAGACGTCCGTGGAGATCGCCTGGGGCGCGTCCGGGCGCCGGAACCACTCGGTGAAGGCCGCGATGCCCGCCTGGGCGACGAGCCCGATCCAGGAGCGGTTCTCGGGGGGCATGGCCCGGTACCACGGCAGGGTCTCGTCCATCCGCGCGATGGCCTGCGCGGCGAGACTTCCGGAGGACTTCTCCAGTCGCCTCAGGGTCGCGGCGTGCGCGTGGACGGCGTGTACTGCGGGATCGCTGCGGTGGGTTTCGGGTTCGGGCACGGGGACAAGACTGCCTTATCGGGACGGGCCCCTGCGTCGCCGGGTCCGGGACGGGGTCTACGGTGGTGCCCGTGATGGACGTCCGGCGCGCCGCTGAGCGCTACCGCGGAGGGGACCCGGAGGCGGGGACCGACTCCCGCCACGCCTTCTCCTTCGGCCCGCACTACGACCCGGACAACCTCCGCTTCGGCGTGCTGATCGCCTGCAACGAGGAACGGCTCGCCCCCGGCGCCGGCTTCGGCGAACACCCGCACAGCCACACCGAGATCGTCACCTGGGTGATCGAGGGCGAACTGACCCACCGCGACTCCACGGGCCACGGGACGACCGTCCGCCCCGGGGACGTCCAGCACCTCAGCGCGGCGACGGGTGTGCGGCACGTCGAGCGCAACGACGGCACCGTCCCGCTGGTCTTCCTCCAGATGTGGCTGGTTCCCCGGGAGACGGGCGGCGAGCCCGCGTACCGGACCGTCACGGGCATCGCCGGCTCCACCCCTTACGCGGTCCCGGCCGCGGGCGCGATGCTGCACGTACGGCGCCTGGCACCGGGGGAGCGGACCGCGGTGCCGGACGCGGCGTTCGTGTACGTGCACGTGGTGCGCGGTGATGTGCGGCTGGACGGCGAGGAGCTGGGAGCGGGCGACGCGGCCCGGGTCACGGACGCGGCGGGCCTGGAGGCGAGGGCGGTCACGGCGGCGGAGCTGCTGCTGTGGGAGATGGCAGCCAGGTGAAAGGACACGGCAGTGAGGCCGCGCAGCTGGCCTGACCCGTGGTCGATTCCACCGTTCGGGCACCGTTGTCAGAGGCATGAAGTACACCTGTCTTCATGGGGATCGACGCATACAAGATGAACGAGGACGAGACGTGCAAGCGGTTCGTCCTTCCTGCCCTGCGGGCAGCGGGGTGGAGCGAGAAGCAGATCCGTCCGCAGTACCGGATCAACGACGGCCGGTTGGTGCCGACGCGCAGGCGCCACAAGCGGGGGGCGGCGCTGGCCGCCGACTATGTGCTCGAGTACATCCCCGACGTGCCGATCGCGGTGGTGGAGGCCAAGCGCTACCGCATCAGCGAGGAGAACGGGGTGGAGCAGGCGCGCCGTTACGCGCGCAAGCTGGGTCTGTCCTTCGCGTACGCCACCAACGGCCGCAACATCGTGGAGATCGACTTCAGCGGGAACAAGCCCGTCATCCAGTCTGTCGACCGGTTCCCTTCGCCCGGCGATCTGTGGGGGCGCTTCCTGCGCGATCAGGGGGTCAGCGGTACCGCGGCGGGTGAGGAGCTCATGTCGGCTCCGTACGACTACACCCTCCGGAACACCGACAACTCGGTGAAGCGTCCGCGCTACTACCAGCGGGTCGCCATCACCCGAGCACTCGCGGCGCTTGCCCGTGACGAGCGCCGCATCCTGCTCGTACTAGCCACCGGTACGGGTAAGACCATGCTCGCCCTCCAGTTGGTGGCCCGGCTCTCCAAGGCCCCGGGAGCGTTCGGTGGGCGCAAGCCCCGAGTCCTCTACCTCGCGGACCGCAACATGCTGGTCGATGACCCCAAGGACCGTTACTTCCTACCGGTGTTCGGCGAGGACGACGTCCACAAGATCGGCGGCGGTGAGGCCAAGCGTGGTCGGAAGATCTACTTCGCGCTCTATCAGTCTCTGGAGCAGGGGGAGGCGCAGACCGAGCTCTTCAGGGAGTATCCGCCGGACTATTTCGACCTCGTCATCGTCGACGAGTGTCACCGGGGCAGCGCGAGCAGCGACTCGCGGTGGCGCAAGGTGCTGGAGCACTTCTCGCCCGCTGTGCAGATCGGGCTGACCGCCACGCCGATCAGAGACAGCGGCAAGA contains:
- a CDS encoding SGNH/GDSL hydrolase family protein, which codes for MRKRSRRVRAVLVAVAAVMLGAAGCDGAGPAAPEGTKHAARPPVWDRSPESIAAVGDSITRGFDACAVLSDCPEVSWATGGDARVDSLAVRLLGVPGAAERSWNYAVTGARMADLPGQMEQAARRGPQLVTVMAGANDACRSSASAMTPVAAFRADFERAMRTLRTALPRTQVYVASVPNLKRLWSEGRTNPLGKQVWKLGICPSMLADADDLTGSAMVRRDSVQQRVVAYNAVLKDVCARDRRCRFDGNAVYDYRFGTDQLSHWDWFHPSTDGQARLAEIAYGRITARQP
- a CDS encoding beta-ketoacyl-[acyl-carrier-protein] synthase family protein — its product is MSPTNRTVVVTGIGATTPLGGDAASTWEALLAGTSGVRLLEEDWAAQLPVRIAARIAVEPGEILPRPQARKLDRSAQFALIAAQEAWKDAGFTARAGAVTSDASASGASVNPDRLGAVIASGIGGVTTLLDQYDVLRDKGVRRVSPHTVPMLMPNSPAANVGIELGARAGVHTPVSACASGAEAIGYAIEMIRTGRADVVVAGGTEAAIHPLPIAAFGNMMAMSKNNDDPTGASRPYDAGRDGFVLGEGAGVIVLESEEHAKARGARIYVEAVGQGISADSHHITQPEPSGNGIAHALHNLLDNTDLKPAEIVHVNAHATSTPQGDVAEIKALRKVFGDDVDHMAVSATKSMTGHLLGGAGGVETVASILALVNRTAPPTINVDDLDPEVNADVVTGAPRALPEGRIAVLNDSFGFGGHNVVLAFRTV
- a CDS encoding ketoacyl-ACP synthase III, translating into MAKIKPSKGAPYARILGVGGYRPTRVVPNEVILEKIDSSDEWIRSRSGIETRHWAGPDETVATMAVEASGKAIADAGIDAERIGAVVVSTVSHFSQTPAVATEIADRLGTNKAAAFDISAGCAGFGYGLTLAKGMVVEGSADHVLVIGVERLSDLTDLEDRATAFLFGDGAGAVVVGPSEEPAIGPTVWGSEGDKSETIRQTVSWDRFRLGDLSALPLDSDGNIKFPAITQEGQAVFRWAVFEMAKVAQQALDAAGITPDELDVFIPHQANVRIIDSMVKTLKLPEHVTVARDIRTTGNTSAASIPLAMERLLATGEAKSGDTALVIGFGAGLVYAATVVTLP
- a CDS encoding ACP S-malonyltransferase, which translates into the protein MLVLVAPGQGAQTPGFLTPWLDLPGAADRVAAWSDALGLDLVHYGTQADADAIRDTAVAQPLLVAAGLLSAAALGDMSEIAPGAVAGHSVGEITAAVFAGVLDDTAALGLVRTRGLAMADAAAVTKTGMAALLGGDPEVTLPHLEKLGLTPANINGAGQIVAAGTLEQLAALAEDKPEGVRKVVPLKVAGAFHTRHMAPAVETLAKAAADLTPADPRVAYVSNKDGRTVATGAEVLERLVGQVANPVRWDLCMETFKELGVTALIEVCPGGTLTGLAKRALPGVPTLALKTPDDLDAARALLAEHAGV
- a CDS encoding pirin family protein, with amino-acid sequence MDVRRAAERYRGGDPEAGTDSRHAFSFGPHYDPDNLRFGVLIACNEERLAPGAGFGEHPHSHTEIVTWVIEGELTHRDSTGHGTTVRPGDVQHLSAATGVRHVERNDGTVPLVFLQMWLVPRETGGEPAYRTVTGIAGSTPYAVPAAGAMLHVRRLAPGERTAVPDAAFVYVHVVRGDVRLDGEELGAGDAARVTDAAGLEARAVTAAELLLWEMAAR
- a CDS encoding PucR family transcriptional regulator produces the protein MPEPETHRSDPAVHAVHAHAATLRRLEKSSGSLAAQAIARMDETLPWYRAMPPENRSWIGLVAQAGIAAFTEWFRRPDAPQAISTDVFGTAPRELTRAITLRQTVEMVRTTIEVMESAIDEVAAPGDERVLREALLVYAREIAFATAQVYAQAAEARGAWDARLESLVVNAVLSGEADEGAVSRAAALGWNSPEHVCVVLGTAPDGDSELTVEAIRRAARHAKLQVLTGVLGDRLVVVAGGSPNPLAVAKSLIGPYAAGPVVAGPVVPDLLAATRSAQAAAAGLKACSAWQDAPRPVLADDLLPERAMAGDPSAREQLVEEIYRPLEEAGSALLETLSVYLEQASSLEGAARMLFVHPNTVRYRLRRVTDVTGWSPSDVRSAFTLRIALILGRLADGDTQA
- a CDS encoding C15 family peptidase, producing MTCISLRLGVIGLALLTGLSAPATAASAGPAAPSPTVEEQRLDRAVPREILRRSGFDGVAPGLRDGLERVHSYAQARRLVGREGTALWRRAVARAQGRGPAGGDLSRDDDRPLYWARLGMSRELRVWEPGFELTGGQRGALLNELERTSRGQTGIRYPGAKHLRRVLLTGFDPFTLDRDIRISNPSGASALALDGTVIETDRGPARVETAVFPVRWQDFAEGTVERALRPYLPEVDLFTTVSQGRVGRFDVERTNGAWRGGFPDNDSVSRTETVPVADPASQPQWTSTTLPYAAMVAARTGRFPVYDHTEVTEIPAGGDNPVVRPDGPTPGSTARAGGGGDYLSNEIAYRVTLLRDRLGLHDTVPGGHVHTPVLTFGTGNTDPATGAVTDPEFVHNRLDIIAQVRSIVTVAVGAPAAHG
- a CDS encoding aldose epimerase family protein, with the translated sequence MNELFGTLPDGTPVHRWTLERAGVRVRVLSYGGIVQSVEVPDEARRMTDVVLGFPSLDGYLEHPEPYLGAVIGRYANRIAGGRFPLDGRTYALTPNEGTNSLHGGARGFDKRVWDVTPVGHGVRLSRVSPHGEEGFPGRLEVAVTYTLTDTGALRIAYEAVTDAPTVVSLTNHTYWNLSGSGHAGGHELRLAASRYTPVDADLIPTGALEDVTGSRLDFRTARAVGTGYDHNLVLDKGVSEAAEEVAELYDPVTGRVLTVATTEPGVQLYTADHLSAPFTPGAAIALETQHFPDSPNHPSFPTTTLRPGAPLRSETVYGFGVRGRGGAGD
- a CDS encoding acyl carrier protein, coding for MAATQEEIVAGLAEIVNEIAGIPTEDVQRDKSFTDDLDVDSLSMVEVVVAAEERFDVKIPDEDVKNLRTVGDATDYILKHQA
- a CDS encoding DUF3145 domain-containing protein; translated protein: MTTRGVLYVHSAPRALCPHVEWAVAGVLGARVSLDWIRQPAAPGTWRSEFSWRGEAGTASKLASALRGWRLLRFEVTAEPCPTAEGERYSCTPGLGIFHAVTGIHGDILIPEDRLRAALQRSRSGETDLEGELSRLLGKPWDDELEPFRYAGEGAPVRWLHQVV